One genomic segment of Natrialbaceae archaeon AArc-T1-2 includes these proteins:
- the trpD gene encoding anthranilate phosphoribosyltransferase, which yields MQEYVERVTDGRDLTQTEARAASSAVFEDATEAQIGALLAGLRAKGETEAEIAGFAEGMREVARRIDPDREPLVDTCGTGGDDYDTINVSTTSAIVAAGAGVPVAKHGNYSVSSSSGSADVLEAVGVEVEAEPPAVEAAIERDGIGFMLAPVFHPAMKAVIGPRKELGMRTVFNVLGPLTNPAGADAQVVGVYDPDLVPVLADALARMDVERALVVHGSGTDEIAIHGETTVAEVSREDVETYELEPADLGLERHAIGDIAGGSPEANATDMRAIVAGERDGAKRDVILANAGAALYVAGVAHSLEDGAERARQAIDDGEAAATLERLRSAQEAR from the coding sequence ATGCAGGAATACGTCGAACGCGTCACGGACGGACGCGACCTGACCCAGACGGAGGCTCGAGCGGCCTCGAGTGCGGTCTTCGAGGACGCGACGGAGGCACAGATCGGTGCGCTGCTGGCGGGGCTGCGCGCGAAAGGGGAGACGGAAGCCGAGATCGCCGGCTTCGCCGAGGGGATGCGCGAGGTCGCCCGCCGGATCGACCCCGACCGCGAGCCGCTGGTCGACACCTGCGGGACCGGCGGGGACGATTACGACACGATCAACGTCTCGACGACGAGCGCGATCGTCGCCGCCGGGGCGGGCGTCCCGGTCGCGAAACACGGTAACTACTCGGTCTCGTCGTCCTCGGGCAGTGCGGACGTTCTCGAGGCGGTCGGCGTCGAGGTCGAGGCCGAGCCGCCGGCGGTCGAGGCCGCCATCGAACGCGACGGGATCGGGTTCATGCTCGCGCCGGTCTTCCACCCCGCGATGAAAGCCGTCATCGGCCCGCGCAAGGAACTCGGGATGCGGACGGTCTTCAACGTGCTCGGTCCGCTGACCAACCCCGCCGGCGCGGATGCCCAGGTCGTCGGCGTCTACGACCCCGATCTCGTGCCCGTGCTCGCGGACGCGCTCGCCCGGATGGACGTCGAGCGCGCGCTGGTCGTTCACGGCTCCGGTACCGACGAGATCGCGATCCACGGCGAGACGACCGTCGCCGAGGTCTCCCGCGAGGACGTCGAGACCTACGAACTCGAACCGGCCGACCTCGGCCTCGAGCGACACGCGATCGGCGACATCGCAGGCGGGAGCCCCGAAGCGAACGCCACGGACATGCGCGCGATCGTCGCGGGCGAACGCGACGGGGCGAAACGAGACGTCATCCTCGCGAACGCGGGCGCAGCACTGTACGTCGCCGGCGTCGCCCACAGTCTCGAGGACGGGGCCGAACGCGCCCGACAGGCGATCGACGACGGCGAGGCGGCGGCGACGCTCGAGCGGCTCCGGAGCGCCCAAGAGGCACGATGA
- a CDS encoding M48 family metallopeptidase, which yields MLVAHVAFLVLFVGTTAFFTILSILNLRHGQRALERERGWVEDRLGLTEPDRILAYQRAKSRFGQSRTWAFVGLVLLALYSGALARVVEGLEGLGYGSVLTGVVFFVGVAVALRLFSLPFEAYEAFVIEERFEFNNLTPGLFVRDAVVGTTVTVAFTVVLAGGVLWAIAFVPDWWWLAVLALFVAFSLAMLVIYPRVIAPLFNDFEPVEGGELREAVERVFDRAGFSCEGIYVMDASRRSSHANAYFVGFGRAKRVVLFDTLVERMTLPEIEAVLAHELAHWKRAHVWKSLGASTVRIGALLFVLWYLLGTRWLYEMFTLPETAYAGLAVGALWIQPLSKLSRPLENRLSLAHEREADAVATDVMGEGDPLVDALCRLTGENLSNPFPHPLYAAFHYTHPPVPERIRYIRELDGTDSSDAPSPATVGSG from the coding sequence ATGCTCGTCGCACACGTCGCGTTTCTCGTCTTGTTCGTCGGTACGACGGCGTTTTTCACCATCCTGTCGATCCTGAACCTTCGTCACGGACAGCGAGCCCTCGAGCGCGAGCGAGGGTGGGTCGAGGACCGACTCGGACTCACAGAACCCGACCGAATCCTCGCCTACCAGCGGGCGAAGTCCCGGTTCGGGCAGAGCCGGACGTGGGCGTTCGTGGGACTGGTCCTGCTCGCGTTGTACTCCGGCGCGCTCGCTCGCGTCGTCGAGGGACTTGAGGGACTGGGCTACGGCTCCGTACTCACCGGTGTGGTCTTTTTCGTCGGGGTTGCCGTTGCCCTCCGGCTGTTTTCGTTACCGTTCGAGGCCTACGAGGCATTCGTGATCGAAGAGCGCTTCGAGTTCAACAACCTGACGCCAGGACTGTTCGTACGAGACGCGGTCGTCGGAACGACCGTCACGGTGGCGTTTACGGTCGTCCTCGCTGGGGGCGTCCTCTGGGCCATCGCGTTCGTCCCCGACTGGTGGTGGCTCGCCGTCCTCGCACTGTTCGTCGCGTTCTCGCTTGCGATGCTCGTGATCTACCCGCGGGTGATCGCCCCGCTTTTCAACGACTTCGAACCGGTCGAAGGCGGCGAGCTGCGCGAGGCCGTCGAACGGGTCTTCGATCGCGCCGGCTTCTCGTGTGAGGGGATCTACGTCATGGACGCGAGTCGTCGCTCCAGCCACGCGAACGCGTACTTCGTCGGCTTCGGACGAGCCAAACGCGTCGTCCTGTTCGATACGCTCGTCGAGCGGATGACACTACCCGAGATCGAAGCCGTCCTCGCTCACGAACTCGCCCACTGGAAACGAGCCCACGTCTGGAAGAGCCTCGGAGCGAGTACGGTCCGCATCGGTGCTCTCCTGTTCGTGCTCTGGTACCTGCTCGGGACGAGGTGGCTCTACGAGATGTTCACGCTCCCCGAGACCGCCTACGCCGGACTCGCCGTCGGAGCGCTGTGGATCCAGCCGCTTTCGAAACTCAGCCGCCCCCTCGAGAACAGGCTCTCGCTGGCCCACGAACGCGAGGCCGACGCCGTCGCGACCGACGTGATGGGTGAGGGCGACCCGCTCGTGGACGCCCTCTGTCGGCTCACGGGCGAGAATCTCTCGAACCCGTTCCCCCATCCGCTGTACGCCGCGTTTCACTACACCCACCCGCCGGTCCCCGAGCGGATCCGGTACATCCGAGAACTGGACGGAACCGACTCGAGCGATGCGCCGTCTCCGGCGACCGTCGGATCGGGGTGA
- the trpE gene encoding anthranilate synthase component I, with translation MTDEPELELSREAFIEFAGDETDRPVVVRTAATLAVDVTPLAAYAALTGRTNGRQRSSHAFLLESAEKTASSDPDGAFQRESTPAERHARFSYVGYDPEAVVTVGPDGTTVEALAPEAPIEHVEGDADGDVVDALRAAMPDVRLANVPDRDRQHLEGGLVGFLAYDAVYDLYLEEVGCERPDSRFPDAEFVLTTKTLAFDERDGTVSLVFTPVVGADDDPGAVYDELVAEAATVRETLAAADPLETGGFVRHDETAGPQDDYEDSVRRAKEHVLDGDIYQGVISRTRELHGEVDPLGFYESLREVNPSPYMYLLEHDDLTVVGASPETLVSVRGREVMSNPIAGTCDRGSGPVEDRRLAGEMLADEKERAEHTMLVDLARNDVRRVSEPGSVRVDEFMNVLKYSHVQHIESTVTGMLATDTDAFDATRAAFPAGTLSGAPKVRAMEIIDDLEREPRGLYGGGVGYYSWTGDADFAIVIRTATVEEDDTVPGGQRITIQAGAGLVADSDPTAEYEETEKKMDGVRVALERIEADAPASTPEVSR, from the coding sequence ATGACCGACGAACCCGAACTCGAACTCTCCCGGGAGGCGTTTATCGAGTTCGCTGGCGACGAGACAGACCGCCCCGTCGTCGTCCGAACCGCCGCGACGCTTGCCGTCGACGTGACGCCGCTTGCGGCCTACGCGGCCCTGACCGGACGGACCAACGGCAGGCAACGGTCGTCGCACGCCTTCCTGCTCGAGAGCGCGGAGAAGACCGCCTCGAGCGACCCCGACGGCGCGTTCCAGCGCGAGTCGACGCCGGCCGAGCGCCACGCGCGCTTTTCCTACGTCGGTTACGACCCAGAGGCGGTCGTCACGGTCGGTCCCGACGGGACGACAGTAGAGGCGCTGGCCCCGGAGGCACCCATCGAGCACGTGGAGGGAGACGCCGACGGCGACGTCGTCGACGCGTTGCGGGCTGCCATGCCCGACGTCAGGCTGGCGAACGTCCCCGACCGGGACCGCCAGCACTTAGAGGGCGGACTGGTCGGCTTCCTCGCCTACGACGCGGTGTACGACCTCTATCTCGAGGAGGTCGGCTGCGAGCGACCCGACTCGCGGTTTCCCGACGCGGAGTTCGTCCTGACGACGAAGACGCTCGCGTTCGACGAACGCGACGGGACGGTTTCGCTCGTGTTCACGCCCGTCGTGGGGGCCGACGACGACCCCGGCGCGGTGTACGACGAACTGGTCGCCGAAGCCGCCACAGTCCGGGAGACACTCGCCGCGGCCGACCCCCTCGAGACCGGCGGCTTCGTCCGTCACGACGAGACGGCAGGACCACAGGACGACTACGAGGACAGCGTCAGGCGGGCGAAAGAACACGTCCTCGACGGCGACATCTACCAGGGGGTGATCTCCCGCACCCGGGAGCTCCACGGCGAGGTCGACCCGCTCGGCTTCTATGAATCCCTGCGCGAGGTCAACCCGTCGCCGTACATGTACCTGCTCGAGCACGACGATCTCACCGTCGTCGGTGCCAGCCCCGAGACGCTCGTCTCCGTTCGCGGTCGCGAGGTGATGTCGAACCCGATCGCCGGCACCTGCGACCGCGGGTCGGGGCCCGTCGAGGATCGACGGCTCGCAGGTGAGATGCTCGCCGACGAGAAAGAACGAGCCGAACACACGATGCTCGTCGATCTCGCGCGAAACGACGTCCGGCGGGTCTCCGAACCGGGATCGGTTCGGGTCGACGAGTTCATGAACGTACTCAAGTACAGCCACGTCCAGCACATCGAATCGACGGTAACGGGGATGCTCGCAACCGATACGGACGCCTTCGACGCGACCAGGGCCGCGTTTCCCGCCGGGACGCTCTCGGGCGCGCCCAAGGTGCGTGCGATGGAGATCATCGACGATCTCGAGCGCGAGCCCCGTGGCCTGTACGGCGGCGGCGTCGGCTACTACTCCTGGACGGGCGACGCCGACTTCGCGATCGTCATCCGGACGGCGACCGTCGAGGAGGACGACACCGTTCCCGGCGGCCAGCGGATCACGATTCAGGCCGGTGCCGGGCTCGTCGCCGACAGCGACCCGACCGCCGAGTACGAGGAGACCGAAAAGAAGATGGACGGCGTCCGGGTCGCCCTCGAGCGGATCGAAGCCGACGCGCCGGCGTCGACGCCGGAGGTGAGTCGATGA
- the trpG gene encoding anthranilate synthase component II yields the protein MNATADELASEPTRVLFVDNFDSFTYNLVEYVSQQAGTETEVLKNTATLEAVRAVDPDAIVISPGPGHPENDRDVGVSIDALREVSPETPTLGVCLGLEAAVYAYGGSVGRAPEPIHGKTSAVDHDGEGVFAGLEQGFRAGRYHSLVATDVPECFEVTATAEHSVEHGSAGSVAEPQDDGETLVMGVRHREYPIEAVQFHPESVLTAVGHDVIENFLAEVKSR from the coding sequence ATGAACGCCACCGCAGACGAACTCGCGTCAGAGCCGACGCGCGTGCTGTTCGTCGACAACTTCGATTCGTTCACGTACAACCTCGTCGAGTACGTCAGCCAGCAGGCCGGCACCGAGACCGAGGTGCTGAAGAACACGGCCACGCTCGAGGCGGTCCGGGCCGTCGATCCGGACGCGATCGTCATCAGTCCCGGCCCCGGTCATCCGGAAAACGATCGGGACGTGGGCGTGTCGATAGACGCCCTCCGGGAGGTAAGCCCCGAGACGCCGACGCTCGGGGTCTGTCTCGGCCTCGAGGCTGCCGTCTACGCCTACGGCGGCAGCGTCGGCCGCGCCCCGGAGCCAATCCACGGGAAGACCTCCGCGGTCGACCACGACGGCGAGGGCGTCTTCGCCGGCCTCGAGCAGGGCTTTCGGGCCGGGCGGTACCACTCGCTGGTCGCGACGGACGTACCGGAGTGTTTCGAGGTGACGGCGACGGCCGAACACAGCGTAGAACACGGTTCCGCTGGCTCTGTGGCAGAGCCCCAGGACGACGGTGAGACTCTGGTCATGGGCGTTCGCCACCGCGAGTACCCGATCGAGGCCGTCCAGTTTCACCCCGAGAGCGTGCTCACGGCCGTCGGTCACGACGTGATCGAAAACTTCCTCGCAGAAGTTAAAAGCCGATAA
- a CDS encoding GNAT family N-acetyltransferase: MEYEILGWPPDGPKLPLDHERFSYAGKFVMTNTGKAVAREGDGIVAAAAFNEDRTDSATLWLRYVTVARDRRGEGIGPELLGLVRDRAKERGYDRLRIAVNNPYAYEALHRVGFTYTGETTGIAELVLEYPADCDLETPAEAESYRAGLAAFRDRDLTDDERAFLEDRLERGPPVPDVRDDGR, translated from the coding sequence GTGGAGTACGAGATACTGGGCTGGCCGCCCGACGGGCCGAAGCTTCCGCTGGATCACGAGCGGTTCAGTTACGCCGGCAAGTTCGTCATGACGAACACGGGGAAGGCGGTCGCCCGCGAGGGAGACGGGATCGTCGCCGCCGCCGCGTTCAACGAGGACCGGACCGACTCCGCGACGCTATGGCTGCGGTATGTCACCGTCGCCCGCGACCGACGCGGCGAGGGAATCGGTCCCGAGCTGCTCGGACTCGTCCGTGACCGCGCCAAAGAGCGCGGCTACGATCGGCTCCGGATCGCCGTCAACAACCCCTACGCATACGAGGCGCTTCATCGCGTCGGCTTTACCTACACCGGCGAGACGACCGGGATCGCCGAACTCGTCCTCGAGTATCCCGCCGACTGCGACCTCGAGACGCCGGCCGAGGCCGAGTCGTATCGGGCGGGGCTCGCGGCGTTTCGCGATCGGGACCTCACGGACGACGAACGGGCGTTCCTCGAGGATCGTCTCGAGCGCGGGCCGCCGGTGCCGGATGTGAGAGACGACGGTCGGTGA
- a CDS encoding phosphoribosylanthranilate isomerase, whose amino-acid sequence MTRVKICGLTREDDLETAVTAGADAVGVVCSVPVETPREVSRERARELVDAVPPFVTSVLVTMPADLEDAVSLVEAIEPDAVQVHDGLGVDELAELRERVGVDVFRAVDADDLETARTYDDVADALVVDSVDGDGGGGTGETHDWDRTAEATTDLASPVVLAGGLEPGNVTDAIETVEPFAVDVASGVEASGGIKDEAAVRSFIERATTARGRVERRKSV is encoded by the coding sequence ATGACGCGCGTGAAAATCTGCGGGCTCACTCGCGAGGACGACCTCGAGACGGCCGTCACAGCGGGTGCGGACGCGGTCGGCGTCGTCTGTTCGGTGCCGGTCGAGACGCCGCGGGAGGTTTCGCGAGAACGGGCACGCGAACTCGTCGATGCCGTCCCGCCGTTCGTGACGAGCGTGCTGGTGACGATGCCCGCGGATCTCGAGGACGCAGTTTCCCTCGTCGAGGCAATCGAGCCGGACGCGGTACAGGTCCACGACGGACTCGGCGTTGACGAGCTCGCCGAACTCCGGGAGCGCGTCGGGGTCGACGTGTTTCGCGCGGTCGACGCCGACGACCTCGAGACGGCACGCACCTACGACGATGTCGCCGACGCGCTCGTCGTCGACTCCGTCGACGGAGACGGCGGCGGCGGCACGGGCGAGACCCACGACTGGGACCGAACGGCGGAAGCGACGACCGACCTCGCGTCGCCGGTGGTCCTCGCGGGCGGACTCGAGCCAGGAAACGTGACCGACGCGATAGAGACGGTCGAGCCGTTCGCCGTCGATGTCGCAAGCGGCGTCGAAGCAAGCGGCGGGATCAAAGACGAGGCCGCTGTCCGGTCGTTCATCGAGCGAGCGACGACGGCCCGCGGACGAGTCGAACGGAGGAAGTCAGTATGA
- a CDS encoding LAGLIDADG family homing endonuclease, whose amino-acid sequence MSESERSADEITLPIKRTEGETLEERMTDNAYHNILPARYLRKNADGDLIEEQEDLFERVGTNIALAEAVYEAEKRDLEITVTPAQLKPDHPRRDELAEEVFGEGVTTNDDVETELTEHNVNKFAYDTVVPELPDDVREHVEGVAETFTEGMESLSFMPNSPTLMNAGDELQQLSACFVMSPDDDLSDIHETAKKAAEVFQSGGGVGYGFWQLRPYGDSVGSTGGIASGPITFMRTYDQLCETIAQGGTRRGAQMGIMRISHPDVIEFIHAKNKDVSLAHCLRLNDPDDYTYTSFSEALEEARDLIDDEGRVPEHLRNAVEGHLSNFNISVGVTDDFMEAVQNGEEYTFTNPRTEEPHIATEETKEMYSRYDLGEYVEVGEELSIPAELVWERIVEGAHENGEPGVIYLERVNKEHSFDVGEHDDHRILATNPCVTGETLISTGRGLVPAEELYEQGVATDVVVDGRLSEDEIKEASSVYKTGEKDVYKLTTEEGYELRLTADHRVMTDDGWVETQELDAGDTVHIQNRKGGFGQHGTVEEGRTLGWLVGDGHLKHGEERAVLNFYDEDADISETLVEDVNDVVREPLGNADYEIGVNEISRDDGYRGAQAIEQRIRSTRLYEYAEEVGLTEDKLQVPDTVMRGSEEMARGFLQSLFTADGCVQGNVEKGVSVRLWSSDGDLLGDVQQLLLNFGIASKIYKNRKEAGTRELSDGRGGTKEYETKDQHELVIVKDNLERFADEIGFLLDNKTDTLEHRLSEYERGPYSERFEATVESVEHDGHEAVYDLTEPDTHSFVANGLVVHNCGEQPLEEYEACNLGHINLSTLADLDAPDWRVWSAEHGDDYDSQEDAIAAFLEEAIDYEEFDERIEYGTRFLENVVTMSDFPVEEIEQKVREMRKIGLGVMGLAQLYIQLGVRYGSEEGNEIARQLMTHINHGAKATSHDLANERGSFADWEDSKYANPTEYREWFEKQTGENAEDWEDGFPIRNHNVTTIAPTGTTSMVGNTTGGCEPIYNVAYYKNVTDDVQGDEMLVEFDDYFLRTLEANDIDVDAVKTEAQEQMATNQFEGVEGLSTVPDAIGELFVITSDLSAKEHAAVQCACQDGVDSAISKTVNAPSDSTVEDAKDVFEWVYEHGGKGVTYYRDGTRSKQVLTTRADNAEFADETEAAEALVEQIEEIFGGLEAFLESEEARDVRETGVGSPVGDRQPAEVDFTEKRDRPDALQGVSQRIDTGYGKIYVTINEDPETGQPFELFANIGHSGGFTNSFTEALAKVISTSLRSGVDPEEIVDELCGTRSPKIAWDKGEQIQSIPDAIGTAMRRYLDGEIDKPYPKQQTLEESADADAAVDVDHETDGGAAAREGDDATQDLIDAGESPECPDCGSLSLYYSEGCKTCESCGWSEC is encoded by the coding sequence ATGAGCGAGTCCGAACGCTCCGCAGACGAGATCACGCTCCCGATCAAACGCACCGAGGGCGAGACGCTCGAGGAGCGGATGACCGACAACGCCTACCACAACATCCTCCCGGCACGGTACCTCCGGAAGAACGCCGACGGCGACCTGATCGAAGAACAGGAAGATCTCTTCGAGCGCGTCGGCACGAACATCGCCCTGGCGGAGGCCGTCTACGAGGCCGAGAAACGCGACCTCGAGATCACTGTCACGCCCGCCCAGCTCAAGCCCGATCACCCGCGTCGGGACGAACTCGCCGAAGAGGTGTTCGGGGAAGGCGTGACGACGAACGACGACGTCGAGACAGAACTCACCGAACACAACGTCAACAAGTTCGCCTACGACACCGTCGTCCCCGAACTCCCCGACGACGTTCGCGAGCACGTCGAGGGCGTCGCCGAGACGTTCACCGAGGGGATGGAGTCGCTCTCGTTTATGCCGAACTCGCCGACGCTCATGAACGCCGGCGACGAACTCCAGCAGCTGTCGGCGTGTTTCGTGATGTCTCCGGACGACGACCTCTCGGACATCCACGAGACCGCGAAAAAGGCCGCGGAGGTCTTCCAGAGCGGTGGTGGGGTCGGCTACGGCTTCTGGCAGCTTCGCCCGTACGGCGACTCAGTCGGCTCGACCGGCGGCATCGCGTCGGGACCGATCACCTTCATGCGCACGTACGACCAGCTCTGTGAGACGATCGCCCAGGGCGGCACTCGCCGCGGTGCCCAGATGGGGATCATGCGTATCTCTCACCCCGACGTCATCGAGTTCATCCACGCCAAGAACAAGGACGTCTCGCTCGCTCACTGTCTCCGGTTGAACGACCCCGACGACTATACCTACACCTCTTTCTCGGAAGCACTCGAGGAAGCCCGCGACCTCATCGACGACGAGGGACGGGTTCCCGAACACCTCCGCAACGCCGTCGAAGGCCACCTCTCGAATTTCAACATCTCGGTCGGCGTCACCGACGACTTCATGGAAGCCGTCCAGAACGGCGAGGAGTACACGTTCACCAATCCGCGCACCGAAGAGCCCCATATCGCCACCGAGGAGACAAAAGAGATGTACAGCCGCTACGACCTCGGCGAGTACGTCGAGGTCGGCGAGGAACTGTCGATCCCCGCGGAGCTCGTCTGGGAGCGCATCGTCGAGGGCGCTCACGAGAACGGCGAACCCGGCGTGATCTACTTAGAGCGGGTGAACAAGGAGCACTCCTTCGACGTCGGTGAACACGACGATCACCGGATCCTCGCGACGAACCCGTGTGTCACTGGAGAGACGCTCATTAGTACCGGACGTGGTCTCGTCCCTGCAGAAGAGCTATACGAACAGGGTGTCGCGACCGACGTCGTCGTCGACGGACGGCTTAGTGAAGACGAAATCAAAGAAGCAAGTAGTGTCTACAAAACCGGCGAGAAAGACGTCTACAAGCTCACGACCGAAGAAGGATACGAACTTCGACTCACCGCAGACCACCGTGTCATGACCGACGACGGATGGGTCGAAACACAGGAGCTTGACGCCGGTGATACGGTTCACATTCAGAATAGAAAGGGCGGATTCGGGCAGCACGGAACCGTCGAGGAAGGTCGGACGCTCGGTTGGCTCGTCGGAGATGGTCACCTCAAACACGGGGAGGAACGTGCCGTGTTGAACTTCTACGACGAGGACGCCGACATCTCCGAGACGCTCGTCGAGGACGTCAACGACGTCGTTCGTGAGCCCCTCGGGAACGCGGATTACGAAATCGGCGTCAACGAGATTAGCCGTGACGACGGGTATCGCGGTGCGCAAGCGATCGAACAGCGTATTCGATCCACCCGTCTCTACGAGTACGCCGAAGAAGTCGGCCTGACGGAAGACAAGCTGCAGGTTCCCGATACAGTGATGCGCGGCAGCGAGGAGATGGCGCGTGGATTCCTCCAGTCGCTGTTCACTGCAGACGGATGCGTTCAGGGTAACGTCGAAAAGGGCGTCTCGGTCCGACTGTGGAGTTCGGACGGCGATCTGCTCGGCGACGTCCAGCAGCTTCTCCTCAACTTCGGTATCGCCAGCAAGATCTATAAAAACCGCAAGGAAGCGGGAACTCGAGAACTCTCCGACGGTCGGGGCGGAACGAAGGAATACGAGACGAAAGACCAGCACGAACTCGTCATCGTCAAGGACAACCTCGAGCGGTTCGCCGACGAGATCGGCTTCTTGCTCGATAACAAGACCGACACGCTCGAGCACCGTCTCTCCGAGTACGAGCGCGGTCCATACAGCGAGCGATTCGAAGCGACCGTCGAATCAGTCGAACACGACGGCCACGAAGCCGTGTACGACCTGACCGAGCCCGACACCCACTCCTTCGTTGCGAACGGCCTTGTCGTTCACAACTGCGGAGAGCAACCCTTGGAGGAGTACGAGGCCTGCAATCTCGGACACATCAACCTCTCGACGCTCGCCGATCTGGACGCACCGGACTGGCGGGTCTGGTCTGCGGAACACGGCGACGACTACGACAGCCAGGAGGACGCGATCGCGGCGTTTCTCGAGGAGGCGATCGACTACGAGGAGTTCGACGAGCGCATCGAGTACGGCACGCGCTTTTTGGAAAACGTCGTCACGATGAGCGACTTCCCGGTCGAAGAGATCGAACAGAAGGTCCGGGAGATGCGCAAGATCGGGCTTGGCGTCATGGGACTGGCCCAGCTGTACATCCAACTCGGCGTTCGCTACGGCAGCGAGGAAGGCAACGAGATCGCCCGCCAGCTGATGACCCACATCAACCACGGGGCGAAAGCGACGAGCCACGACCTCGCGAACGAACGAGGCTCGTTCGCCGACTGGGAGGATTCGAAGTACGCGAACCCGACCGAGTACCGCGAGTGGTTCGAGAAACAGACCGGCGAAAACGCCGAGGACTGGGAAGACGGCTTCCCCATCCGCAACCACAACGTGACGACCATCGCGCCGACGGGGACGACCTCGATGGTCGGCAACACCACCGGCGGCTGTGAACCGATCTACAACGTCGCCTACTACAAGAACGTCACCGACGACGTCCAGGGCGATGAGATGCTGGTGGAGTTCGACGACTACTTCCTTCGAACGCTCGAGGCGAACGACATCGACGTCGACGCCGTCAAAACGGAGGCCCAAGAGCAGATGGCGACGAACCAGTTCGAGGGCGTCGAAGGTCTCTCGACCGTTCCGGACGCGATCGGCGAACTGTTCGTCATCACGAGTGACCTTTCGGCGAAAGAACACGCCGCGGTCCAGTGTGCCTGCCAGGACGGCGTCGACTCCGCGATCTCGAAGACCGTCAACGCGCCCAGCGATTCGACGGTCGAGGACGCAAAGGACGTCTTCGAGTGGGTCTACGAACACGGCGGGAAAGGCGTCACCTACTACCGCGACGGCACCCGCAGCAAGCAGGTGCTGACCACGCGCGCTGACAACGCGGAGTTCGCCGACGAGACCGAAGCCGCCGAGGCCCTGGTCGAACAGATCGAGGAGATCTTCGGCGGCCTCGAGGCGTTCCTCGAGAGCGAGGAAGCTCGAGACGTCCGCGAGACGGGCGTCGGCTCACCGGTCGGCGACCGACAGCCGGCCGAGGTCGATTTCACCGAGAAGCGCGACCGCCCCGACGCCCTGCAGGGTGTCAGCCAGCGCATCGACACCGGTTACGGGAAGATCTACGTGACGATCAACGAGGATCCCGAAACCGGCCAGCCGTTCGAGCTGTTCGCGAACATCGGTCACTCCGGCGGCTTCACCAACTCCTTTACCGAGGCGCTGGCGAAGGTCATCTCGACGTCGTTGCGCTCGGGCGTCGATCCCGAAGAGATCGTCGACGAACTCTGTGGAACGCGCAGCCCGAAGATCGCCTGGGACAAAGGCGAACAGATCCAGTCGATCCCCGACGCCATCGGGACGGCGATGCGTCGGTATCTGGACGGCGAGATCGACAAACCCTATCCGAAACAACAGACGCTCGAAGAGTCGGCTGACGCCGACGCAGCCGTAGACGTCGACCACGAGACCGACGGCGGTGCGGCCGCCCGAGAGGGCGACGACGCGACGCAGGACCTCATCGACGCCGGCGAATCCCCCGAGTGTCCCGACTGTGGCTCGCTGTCGCTTTACTACTCGGAGGGCTGTAAGACCTGCGAGTCCTGTGGCTGGAGCGAGTGTTAA